One Curtobacterium herbarum genomic window carries:
- a CDS encoding ATP-dependent DNA ligase: METIAPMLAKAVATVPEPDSVAGGLRYEPKWDGFRGIVTIDGDDVEIGSRGAKPLTRYFPELVEAFRTRFGGRPGRVVLDGEVIVRSGEPGHEELDWEALSQRIHPAASRVQTLSVETPAQFVAFDLLFLDGEDLTSRPFDDRRAALETLGADLAAPLFVTRTTLDVETARRWLTTFEGAGLDGVVAKPRQRPYEPNKRTMLKIKHHREADVVAVGYRVHKSGTGVGSLLLGLYDADGELRMVGGVSAFTDERRRELVDELEPLVERDADGRPVTGDGERSRFSSGRDTSFVRLAPERVLEVRYDQMEGTRFRHTVQFSRWRPDREARSCGFDQLEVPAAYDLSDVLS, from the coding sequence ATGGAGACCATCGCGCCCATGCTCGCCAAGGCCGTCGCCACCGTGCCGGAACCCGACAGCGTCGCCGGGGGCCTGCGGTACGAGCCGAAGTGGGACGGCTTCCGCGGCATCGTGACGATCGACGGGGACGACGTCGAGATCGGCAGCCGCGGGGCGAAGCCGCTCACCCGGTACTTCCCGGAGTTGGTCGAGGCGTTCCGTACCCGGTTCGGCGGGCGTCCCGGACGGGTCGTGCTGGACGGCGAGGTGATCGTCCGCTCCGGGGAACCAGGACACGAGGAGCTCGACTGGGAGGCGCTGTCGCAGCGGATCCACCCGGCGGCCTCACGCGTCCAGACGCTCTCGGTCGAGACGCCGGCGCAGTTCGTGGCGTTCGACCTGCTGTTCCTGGACGGGGAGGACCTGACCTCCCGCCCGTTCGACGACCGGCGGGCAGCACTCGAGACCCTCGGTGCCGACCTGGCCGCTCCCCTGTTCGTGACCCGGACCACGCTCGACGTGGAGACCGCGCGCCGGTGGCTGACCACGTTCGAGGGCGCTGGCCTGGACGGCGTCGTCGCGAAGCCGCGGCAGCGCCCGTACGAACCGAACAAGCGCACGATGCTCAAGATCAAGCACCACCGCGAGGCCGACGTCGTCGCGGTGGGCTACCGGGTGCACAAGAGCGGCACCGGTGTCGGCTCACTCCTGCTCGGGCTGTACGACGCCGACGGCGAGCTGCGGATGGTCGGTGGCGTCTCCGCGTTCACGGACGAGCGGCGCCGGGAGCTGGTGGACGAGCTGGAGCCGCTCGTGGAGCGGGACGCGGACGGGAGGCCCGTCACCGGTGACGGCGAACGGTCGCGGTTCTCGTCGGGTCGCGACACGTCGTTCGTCCGGCTTGCGCCGGAGCGGGTGCTCGAGGTGCGGTACGACCAGATGGAGGGCACCCGGTTCCGGCACACGGTGCAGTTCTCCCGCTGGCGTCCGGATCGGGAGGCTCGCTCGTGCGGGTTCGACCAGCTCGAGGTGCCCGCGGCGTACGACCTCAGCGACGTGCTGAGCTGA
- a CDS encoding DUF429 domain-containing protein, giving the protein MTAYLGVDLAWGLGTEQRAPNETGLAALDDAGRVTDAGWARGVDDVTAWIAERLGPRTLVAVDASLVVTNPTGIRESERQVGQRYGRWKVAANPTNLASAASAGARLLDRLTALGVTYVSDTRAMHARTGPAVFECYPYTTLVGVAEFGYDVERPRYKRLDTSVPPAVARQRRAEAFDELVRRIRTTAFDPPLDLDAHPLTRALRDPSVLHGPTHKHREDLLDGVLCAWTAAFWERHGDERVQVLGGDPGLPSDPLDAQGRLPALVAPARRSQRPAR; this is encoded by the coding sequence GTGACCGCGTACCTCGGGGTGGACCTGGCCTGGGGGCTCGGCACCGAACAGCGCGCGCCGAACGAGACCGGACTCGCCGCCCTCGACGACGCCGGCCGGGTGACCGACGCCGGGTGGGCCCGCGGTGTCGACGACGTCACCGCCTGGATCGCCGAACGGCTCGGGCCGCGCACCCTCGTCGCGGTGGACGCGTCGCTCGTCGTCACGAACCCGACCGGAATCCGCGAGTCCGAGCGGCAGGTCGGGCAGCGCTACGGCCGGTGGAAGGTCGCCGCGAACCCGACGAACCTGGCCTCGGCCGCGAGCGCCGGCGCCCGGCTGCTCGACCGACTGACGGCCCTCGGCGTCACGTACGTCAGCGACACCCGGGCGATGCACGCCCGGACCGGACCGGCGGTGTTCGAGTGCTACCCGTACACGACCCTGGTCGGGGTGGCCGAGTTCGGTTACGACGTCGAGCGTCCCCGGTACAAGCGCCTCGACACGTCCGTGCCCCCGGCGGTCGCGCGCCAGCGTCGGGCGGAGGCGTTCGACGAGCTCGTCCGACGCATCCGCACGACGGCGTTCGACCCGCCCCTCGACCTCGACGCGCACCCGCTCACCCGGGCCCTCCGCGACCCGTCGGTGCTGCACGGGCCGACGCACAAGCACCGCGAGGACCTGCTCGACGGCGTCCTCTGCGCGTGGACGGCGGCGTTCTGGGAGCGGCACGGCGACGAACGCGTGCAGGTGCTGGGTGGTGATCCGGGCCTCCCGTCCGACCCGCTCGACGCGCAGGGCCGGCTGCCGGCCCTCGTCGCCCCCGCGCGCCGGTCGCAGCGTCCCGCTCGCTAG
- the ligD gene encoding non-homologous end-joining DNA ligase → MATPATTLTVPGPDGDREVRISSPSRVLWPDLGITKLDLARYLVDVGGAFVRANGDRPISLQRFPDGVDGEQFFSKNPPKGAPEYVRAVTVTYPSARSHPQLVVDEPAVAVWAAQMNTVVFHPWASRADDSDHPDQLRIDLDPQPGTDFHDAVPAAHELRKVLAEVGLEAWVKTSGNRGLHVFAPIEPAYEFLDVRHAVIAAARELERRMPEQVTTAWWKEERGSRVFVDFNQANRDRTMAGAYSPRALPNAAVSTPLAWDELDGADPTAFTILTVPQRLASTGDAWETMSAEPGNIDPLLDWWRRDLEDGLGELPFPPDFPKMPGEPPRVQPSRAKKA, encoded by the coding sequence ATGGCGACACCGGCGACGACGCTCACCGTGCCCGGCCCCGACGGCGACCGGGAGGTCCGGATCTCCAGTCCGTCCCGTGTGCTGTGGCCGGACCTCGGCATCACCAAGCTCGACCTGGCCCGGTACCTGGTCGACGTGGGCGGCGCCTTCGTCCGCGCCAACGGCGACCGGCCGATCTCGCTGCAGCGGTTCCCGGACGGCGTCGACGGCGAGCAGTTCTTCTCGAAGAACCCGCCGAAGGGTGCCCCCGAGTACGTCCGCGCGGTCACGGTCACCTACCCCAGTGCCCGGAGTCACCCGCAGCTCGTGGTCGACGAGCCGGCCGTCGCGGTGTGGGCTGCGCAGATGAACACCGTCGTGTTCCACCCGTGGGCCTCCCGGGCGGATGACAGCGACCACCCGGACCAGCTCCGCATCGACCTCGACCCGCAGCCGGGCACCGACTTCCACGACGCCGTCCCTGCCGCCCACGAGCTGCGGAAGGTCCTGGCCGAGGTGGGTCTCGAGGCGTGGGTGAAGACCAGCGGCAACCGCGGTCTGCACGTCTTCGCGCCGATCGAGCCCGCGTACGAGTTCCTCGACGTCCGCCACGCGGTGATCGCCGCCGCGAGGGAACTCGAACGACGGATGCCGGAGCAGGTGACGACGGCCTGGTGGAAGGAGGAACGGGGCTCCCGGGTCTTCGTCGACTTCAACCAGGCGAACCGCGACCGCACGATGGCCGGTGCCTACAGTCCGCGTGCCCTGCCGAACGCCGCCGTCTCGACGCCGTTGGCGTGGGACGAGCTCGACGGCGCCGACCCCACCGCCTTCACGATCCTGACCGTGCCGCAGCGCCTGGCCTCGACCGGCGACGCCTGGGAGACGATGTCCGCCGAGCCGGGCAACATCGACCCGTTGCTCGACTGGTGGCGACGCGACCTGGAGGACGGACTCGGCGAACTGCCGTTCCCGCCGGACTTCCCCAAGATGCCCGGGGAGCCGCCGCGCGTGCAGCCGTCCCGGGCCAAGAAGGCCTGA
- a CDS encoding FMN-dependent NADH-azoreductase: protein MPSLLHIDSSADLSHSRSRALTAAFADAWRARGPEYTVVRRDLHVAPLPHLETSALHWAAADRRAEESVPDAAEQLRQDVIDELLAADVVVIGSPLYNYTVPSSLKAWLDRVHIPGVLVPGPDGTPQPLAGRPVVTVVSRGGTYDAGTPTEHWDHASPVLDIILRTALGMTVHPVVVSATLADRLPGLAPLADHAAAEFADATVVVERLATTLG from the coding sequence ATGCCGAGCCTGCTGCACATCGATTCGTCCGCCGACCTGTCCCACTCCCGCTCACGCGCGCTGACCGCCGCGTTCGCCGACGCCTGGCGCGCCCGCGGTCCGGAGTACACCGTGGTCCGCCGTGACCTGCACGTGGCCCCGCTGCCGCACCTCGAGACGTCGGCGCTGCACTGGGCCGCGGCCGACCGCAGGGCGGAGGAGTCCGTGCCCGACGCCGCCGAGCAGCTGCGCCAGGACGTCATCGACGAGTTGCTGGCCGCCGACGTCGTCGTCATCGGATCGCCGCTCTACAACTACACGGTGCCCTCGAGCCTCAAGGCCTGGCTCGACCGCGTGCACATCCCGGGCGTGCTCGTCCCCGGGCCCGACGGCACGCCGCAGCCCCTGGCCGGACGTCCGGTCGTGACCGTCGTCAGCCGCGGCGGCACCTACGACGCGGGGACGCCGACGGAGCACTGGGACCACGCGTCGCCGGTGCTCGACATCATCCTCCGCACCGCGCTCGGCATGACGGTGCACCCGGTCGTGGTCAGCGCGACCCTGGCCGACCGGCTGCCCGGGCTCGCGCCGCTGGCCGACCACGCCGCTGCCGAGTTCGCGGACGCGACGGTGGTGGTGGAACGCCTGGCGACGACGCTCGGCTGA
- a CDS encoding LysR substrate-binding domain-containing protein — protein MLDVRRLVLLRELSIRGTVAAVAEAMNFTPSAVSQQLAVLEREAGVQLLRRAGRRLQLTPQAEVLVAAASEVLDTLERAQASVESTLTTVQGRIRVAVFQSAALALMPSALRTMALDHPDVRVEMVQREPETALNETWARDFDMVIAEQYPAHAAPRFPGLDRRDLTTDPVRLALPPVATALWPVTSLAEAATLPWVMEPRGAASRHFAEQTCRRAGFEPDVRYETADLQAQIRLIESGNAVALMPDLVWAGRSTSCRLLELPEPGRRTLFTAQRLASAESPAVSAFRTALERAAGAPRS, from the coding sequence ATGCTCGACGTCCGCCGCCTGGTGCTCCTCCGCGAGCTGTCGATCCGGGGCACGGTCGCCGCCGTCGCCGAGGCCATGAACTTCACCCCGTCGGCGGTGTCGCAGCAGCTCGCGGTGCTCGAGCGGGAGGCCGGCGTGCAGCTCCTCCGCCGGGCCGGGCGCCGGCTGCAGCTCACCCCGCAGGCCGAGGTCCTGGTGGCGGCGGCGAGCGAGGTGCTCGACACGCTCGAGCGTGCGCAGGCGTCCGTCGAGTCGACGCTGACGACCGTGCAGGGCCGCATCCGGGTCGCGGTGTTCCAGTCCGCCGCGCTCGCCCTGATGCCGTCCGCACTCCGCACGATGGCGCTCGACCACCCGGACGTCCGGGTGGAGATGGTGCAGCGCGAACCCGAGACGGCGCTCAACGAGACCTGGGCCCGCGACTTCGACATGGTGATCGCCGAGCAGTACCCGGCGCACGCGGCCCCGCGGTTCCCGGGCCTCGACCGGCGCGACCTGACGACGGACCCGGTGCGGTTGGCGCTGCCGCCGGTGGCGACGGCACTCTGGCCGGTGACCTCGCTCGCGGAGGCCGCGACCCTGCCGTGGGTGATGGAACCGCGTGGTGCGGCCTCCCGGCACTTCGCCGAGCAGACCTGTCGTCGCGCCGGCTTCGAGCCCGACGTCCGGTACGAGACGGCGGACCTGCAGGCGCAGATCCGGCTCATCGAGTCGGGCAACGCCGTCGCACTGATGCCGGACCTGGTCTGGGCCGGCCGGTCGACGAGCTGCCGACTGCTCGAGCTGCCGGAACCGGGGCGGCGGACACTCTTCACGGCGCAGCGTCTGGCGAGCGCCGAGTCCCCGGCGGTGTCGGCGTTCCGGACGGCACTCGAGCGGGCGGCCGGCGCTCCCCGGTCCTGA
- a CDS encoding glycosyltransferase has translation MSTTTEPLRIGLVSLHTSPGDEPGSGEVGGMNVVVRHQAEALADRGHQVDIITRRSAPTQPDSVALVPGVCLRFLSAGPAEPVPKGEHDAFIEPFRRGLAELGPYDVLHSHHWFSGAAALPVARDRGIPHVQSFHSIAADSATPLSEGERPESAGRMAGEERLARESDAVVVVSEAEAHTVRARLGGDPSRVWIVPPGVDGSVFRPASVGARRASAPYVVAAARVQPLKGLDLAIEAIAGIDQEARPTLVIAGDASSEAGDHVTELRRLAASRGIADRVTFIGPQSRADLAFLFRGAAAVLVPSHSETYGLVALEGSASGVPVVAAAAGGLREAVVDGETGVVLESRDPAVWATEIQRILTEPDYAAALASAGREHAERLSWERSAAGLEQVYLRVLGH, from the coding sequence GTGAGCACCACGACCGAACCGTTGCGCATCGGGCTGGTCTCGTTGCACACCTCCCCCGGCGACGAGCCCGGATCCGGCGAGGTCGGCGGCATGAACGTCGTCGTCCGCCACCAGGCAGAGGCCTTGGCCGACCGCGGCCACCAGGTCGACATCATCACGCGCCGCTCGGCACCGACGCAGCCGGACTCCGTCGCCCTCGTGCCGGGCGTGTGCCTGCGGTTCCTGTCCGCCGGACCCGCCGAACCGGTGCCGAAGGGCGAACACGACGCCTTCATCGAACCGTTCCGCCGCGGCCTCGCCGAACTCGGACCGTACGACGTCCTGCACTCCCACCACTGGTTCTCCGGCGCCGCGGCCCTGCCCGTCGCCCGCGACCGTGGCATCCCGCACGTCCAGTCGTTCCACTCGATCGCAGCGGACAGCGCGACACCGCTGTCCGAGGGTGAACGTCCTGAGTCCGCCGGTCGGATGGCCGGCGAGGAGCGTCTCGCGCGCGAGTCCGACGCCGTGGTCGTCGTCAGCGAGGCCGAGGCGCACACCGTCCGCGCCCGACTCGGCGGCGACCCGTCGCGCGTCTGGATCGTGCCGCCGGGGGTCGACGGTTCCGTGTTCCGCCCGGCCAGCGTCGGTGCCCGCCGCGCCAGCGCCCCGTACGTCGTCGCCGCGGCCCGCGTGCAGCCGCTCAAGGGCCTCGACCTGGCGATCGAAGCCATCGCCGGCATCGACCAGGAGGCCCGCCCCACCCTCGTCATCGCCGGGGACGCCTCGAGCGAAGCGGGCGACCACGTGACCGAACTGCGTCGGCTCGCCGCGTCTCGGGGCATCGCCGACCGCGTCACGTTCATCGGACCGCAGTCGCGCGCCGACCTGGCGTTCCTGTTCCGCGGCGCGGCGGCCGTGCTGGTGCCGTCGCACTCCGAGACGTACGGGCTCGTGGCGCTCGAGGGCTCCGCGTCCGGGGTGCCCGTCGTGGCCGCCGCTGCCGGGGGCCTCCGCGAAGCCGTCGTCGACGGTGAGACCGGGGTGGTCCTGGAGTCCCGCGACCCCGCGGTCTGGGCGACGGAGATCCAGCGCATCCTGACCGAGCCGGACTACGCCGCTGCCCTGGCCTCGGCCGGGCGGGAGCACGCCGAACGCCTCAGCTGGGAGCGGTCGGCGGCCGGGCTCGAGCAGGTCTACCTCCGCGTCCTCGGACACTGA
- a CDS encoding uracil-DNA glycosylase: MAGSALDLTAFWDALDAVPASADAEALFDPSGPDPASRAAGALRRRNLDRYLQHTGPKADTILVAEAPGWRGMTNTGIPFTSMRELQDPDGLFAGVSFAVPPEPTAPWEASSRVVHAALRDWHGPLPVLWAVFPHHPFAAPDRLTNRTPRPAEVRAGAPVALALAEAVGARRFVAVGRKAQGALASAGIDAVAVRHPAQGGAAQFTQQIAALR; this comes from the coding sequence GTGGCGGGATCCGCGCTCGACCTCACCGCGTTCTGGGACGCCCTCGACGCGGTCCCTGCGTCGGCCGACGCCGAGGCGCTGTTCGACCCGAGCGGTCCCGACCCGGCGTCGCGTGCGGCCGGAGCGCTGCGGCGGCGGAACCTCGACCGCTACCTGCAGCACACCGGGCCCAAGGCGGACACGATCCTGGTCGCCGAGGCACCGGGCTGGCGCGGCATGACGAACACCGGCATCCCGTTCACGAGCATGCGCGAGCTGCAGGACCCCGACGGGCTGTTCGCCGGGGTGTCCTTCGCGGTGCCGCCCGAACCGACGGCACCGTGGGAGGCGTCCTCGCGCGTCGTGCACGCGGCACTCCGCGACTGGCACGGCCCGCTGCCGGTGCTCTGGGCGGTGTTCCCGCACCACCCGTTCGCGGCCCCGGACCGGCTGACGAACCGCACCCCGCGGCCCGCCGAGGTCCGCGCCGGCGCGCCCGTCGCCCTCGCGTTGGCCGAGGCCGTCGGCGCCCGGCGGTTCGTCGCCGTCGGCCGGAAGGCTCAGGGAGCGCTCGCCAGCGCGGGGATCGACGCCGTCGCGGTGCGGCACCCGGCGCAGGGCGGCGCGGCCCAGTTCACGCAGCAGATCGCCGCGCTGCGCTGA
- a CDS encoding MBL fold metallo-hydrolase: protein MSNPSPVSPVQAAALAAGALPPVEEVRPGIWTLAVPFRGGVPDATLVYVVDGDDGALAVIDPGWSDGGELDVLTEGLRQIGRTVEDVTLIAVTHLHADHLGAAAALRRRSGAPIAMHPAEVHALEHARADAEQNERDARTWGVPDDRLDGVLAAWGSGRQLGQGTVEAPFADLLLGDGDRLPIPGRDLRVLWTPGHTGGHVCFVDEPDGLLFTGDHVLPRINSGIGLGGRTESNPLRDSLDALTALEPFADFEVCPGHEYRFRDVVTRARTLAAHRDERTRHVAAALDALDHPTVFEVASRVPFSGGIESMSGYLLASALSQTVFHADLLGRAGELRRA from the coding sequence GTGTCGAACCCGTCGCCCGTCAGCCCGGTCCAGGCCGCGGCGCTCGCCGCCGGTGCGCTGCCGCCCGTCGAGGAGGTCCGCCCCGGCATCTGGACACTCGCGGTCCCGTTCCGCGGCGGTGTGCCCGACGCCACCCTGGTCTACGTCGTCGACGGGGACGACGGCGCGCTCGCGGTCATCGACCCGGGGTGGAGCGACGGCGGCGAACTCGACGTCCTGACCGAGGGCCTGCGGCAGATCGGCCGGACGGTGGAGGACGTCACCCTCATCGCGGTCACGCACCTGCACGCCGACCACCTCGGCGCGGCCGCCGCACTCCGTCGTCGCTCGGGAGCGCCGATCGCGATGCACCCGGCCGAGGTCCACGCGCTGGAGCACGCCCGCGCCGACGCGGAGCAGAACGAGCGGGACGCCCGGACCTGGGGCGTCCCCGACGACCGGCTGGACGGGGTCCTGGCGGCGTGGGGCTCCGGCCGGCAGCTCGGGCAGGGGACGGTCGAGGCACCGTTCGCCGATCTGCTGCTCGGGGACGGCGACCGGTTGCCGATCCCCGGGCGGGACCTCCGCGTGCTGTGGACCCCGGGCCACACCGGCGGCCACGTCTGCTTCGTCGACGAGCCGGACGGGCTGCTGTTCACGGGGGACCACGTCCTGCCGCGGATCAACTCCGGCATCGGTCTGGGCGGTCGCACCGAATCGAACCCGCTGCGGGACTCGCTCGACGCGCTGACGGCACTCGAGCCGTTCGCCGACTTCGAGGTCTGCCCCGGCCACGAGTACCGCTTCCGCGACGTGGTCACCCGCGCCCGGACGCTCGCCGCGCACCGTGACGAGCGCACCCGCCACGTCGCCGCCGCGCTCGACGCCCTGGACCACCCGACGGTGTTCGAGGTGGCGTCCCGCGTGCCGTTCAGCGGCGGGATCGAGTCGATGTCGGGGTACCTGCTCGCCAGCGCGCTGAGCCAGACCGTGTTCCACGCCGACCTGCTCGGACGCGCCGGCGAACTCCGCCGAGCCTGA